The following proteins come from a genomic window of Pseudomonas syringae:
- a CDS encoding potassium-transporting ATPase subunit C, with amino-acid sequence MKRTALTGLFLSAALLASPVFAADDLCAANIKTIENAQASSGTNLSPENKTMLETTEKNAKAAQAQNDEKKCVEITTKVITSLKNTGSGSEGTK; translated from the coding sequence ATGAAGCGTACCGCCCTCACTGGATTGTTCCTCAGCGCTGCCCTGTTGGCTTCGCCAGTCTTCGCCGCCGATGATTTGTGCGCAGCGAACATCAAGACCATTGAAAATGCTCAGGCCTCTTCCGGTACCAACCTGAGCCCTGAAAACAAGACCATGCTCGAAACCACCGAGAAGAACGCCAAAGCGGCCCAGGCTCAGAACGATGAGAAAAAATGCGTCGAGATCACCACCAAAGTGATCACCTCGCTGAAAAACACTGGTTCGGGCAGCGAAGGCACCAAGTAA